The DNA region TTTCTACTTGGTTCTACCTGGCCCAAGTCAGACGACCCTTACGCCAGTCTAAGCAGACCCCAGATGCCAATTCTTTGTGCACGCCCCATGCATATCTTTGTTCCATGTTCCTCTACAACTcatccttgcccttggccttgggaGGCTCAAGCAGCTCGTCGCAGGCGGCGGGTGTACCGACCTCCATCTTGTAGACGCACTTCTCCGACTCCGAGACCTTCCAGAGCTCCTCCGTCTCGCTGCAGGCGAGCCAGACGTCGGTGCGTCTCTGCGGGCCATTCCAGCAACCCTGGCCGTTCTCGTAGCGAAGGACCATACGGAGGCCCTGGCCAAGGCTCTTGCCGTCGAtgcgctcctcgtcgtctgccATCTCCTTGTCGATACGGACGAAGTTGCCCATGTTggtgttgccgccgcccttcttaGACTTCTGGTTGGTCTTATCCATCCAGCAAAGCTCGTACTCGTACTCGCCGAGCTCGGTGCTGACGCACTTGTTCTTCAGCACACGGAAGATATCGTCGATACCGTAATCCTTCTCAaggtccttctcctcggcctccagcTGGCGCTTCTTGTCCAACAGATCGCTGTTGGCCGAGTTGAAGGCCTCGCGGGCAGCCTTGACGAGGCGAgactcggcgccggcttgGTTGTTATCAGCGATAAGGCCGTTCTCGATCATCCACACCCGTAGGGAGAGGAGCTTTCCATGGACGAACTCGCGGACTGCGTCAGGGAGGTAGGCCTCGAAGTTGTAGACTGCGATTGGTTAGTCAGGCGCGCAAGAACGATCCAGGGGCTCACATACGGATGTCGGTGTCGGagacctcgtcctcctcgaacTCCTTCCAGTTGATGCCCGAGGTCTCGGagtcctcgacaaggacctCCTTGATATCGGCCTCCAGGCCATCGGGAAGTGCCTCGTTGGCGAGGTTGGCGGCGTAGTCCTCCCAGCCCTTGACGGCGCGCTTGACACCCTCGTCGTTGAAGTTGGGGTTGTACTCCTCCTTGAAGCGGCTGAGAAtgccctcgagctccttAACCTTGTTCTGGAGCTCGTCGCGGTGGGCaacgacgtcctcgagggTCTCGCGAAGCTCGGTCACGCGAGTCTTAGCCAGGCTCAGCAAGGTGCCGAGCTTTCCACCAGAGCCCTCGCccttgacgaccttgccCTTCTCGGAACGCTCGATCTCGTGAAGCTTCTGTTCAAGCTCATCTTTACGGGTCTCGAGATCCTTGACTTCGTCCTTGAGGgtgttgaccttggcctcgacgcggcggcgaagcTCGCGAGACTCCTTGGCCATCGTCTTGCGTCTCTTAGCCGCCttgtcgatggcgtcggtgCGCGCGGCCTCGATGCGGCGGTACTCCTTGCCGATCTCGGCGCACTTGTTCTCGCACTTGACGCCTCCAACACCGCTGTACTCCTCGGTGCCGTCGCAGCAGACGTCGTAGTCGCAGTGGCCGTCGTTGACGAATGTGAAGGGGACGTAGGCGCCGATGTGGCCGCCGTTGGCGCACCAGAAGCCAGGTAGGGCattggtggtgttggtggtaCCAGTCAGGGAGCCGGCAAAGGGCTgcgggggggagagggggtcGAGATAGGCACAGGCCGCAGTGCCGGGCTCATCGGAGCCATCGGGGCAGTCGCAGGAGTTGTCGTTGACTTGCTTGATGCTAAGCTTCACCTCAGGGTGGCCGATGCAAGAGAAggtctccttggcctcgaagAACTTGGCAACTGCAAAGAAATTGTGTTAGTGACAGATCGCAGACAGCAAAACAAAGACCGAGCTCAATTGGTCGCAAGTCAAGAGCAGCGACAACTCCAACAAAGAAAACAAACACCAATACCAGTCAGTGCAACATCGAACACCAAAGAAGCTCTTgtagataggtaggtaggtaggtactcaCATTCAGGGCCAACACCTCTCGGCAGGCTAGTGGCCGAGACAGGTGCAGCAGCACACAGGAAGGTGCCAACAAGCACCAAGCTGTAGCTTTGACGCATCTTGATGGGTGTTCAGAGGGTATGAACTCTCATCAACAGGTAGGGGCAGGGCGAGATTGGGGTTGTGGGATTTTGATGTGGTGGTGAAGCTGCCCAGATCCAATCCTGGAGTGGAAGTCTGAAGTATTGGAAAGGCGAGGTACGAAGAGAGGAAGGTCCAAGGTACCACTGTCCGTCCGTATTCGTGCTTCACT from Colletotrichum higginsianum IMI 349063 chromosome 4, whole genome shotgun sequence includes:
- a CDS encoding Glucosidase II beta subunit-like protein, which gives rise to MRQSYSLVLVGTFLCAAAPVSATSLPRGVGPEFAKFFEAKETFSCIGHPEVKLSIKQVNDNSCDCPDGSDEPGTAACAYLDPLSPPQPFAGSLTGTTNTTNALPGFWCANGGHIGAYVPFTFVNDGHCDYDVCCDGTEEYSGVGGVKCENKCAEIGKEYRRIEAARTDAIDKAAKRRKTMAKESRELRRRVEAKVNTLKDEVKDLETRKDELEQKLHEIERSEKGKVVKGEGSGGKLGTLLSLAKTRVTELRETLEDVVAHRDELQNKVKELEGILSRFKEEYNPNFNDEGVKRAVKGWEDYAANLANEALPDGLEADIKEVLVEDSETSGINWKEFEEDEVSDTDILYNFEAYLPDAVREFVHGKLLSLRVWMIENGLIADNNQAGAESRLVKAAREAFNSANSDLLDKKRQLEAEEKDLEKDYGIDDIFRVLKNKCVSTELGEYEYELCWMDKTNQKSKKGGGNTNMGNFVRIDKEMADDEERIDGKSLGQGLRMVLRYENGQGCWNGPQRRTDVWLACSETEELWKVSESEKCVYKMEVGTPAACDELLEPPKAKGKDEL